Proteins encoded in a region of the Vicia villosa cultivar HV-30 ecotype Madison, WI linkage group LG5, Vvil1.0, whole genome shotgun sequence genome:
- the LOC131605987 gene encoding uncharacterized protein LOC131605987 gives MTRDCKHKDVVCFNCGKGGHISAQCKEPKRTHGMGKAFALSGAPTANEDGLRLGLTLSSLNRDMVVEFPAKGTVTTSFVCASCPLSIFDRDFVVDLVCLPLVGMDVVLGMDCLKANYVHINCYNNTVMFSSLEEEERAMLVSTMQLNEFMKDEVSVFLLMETLSIESQAVIANFPVVCDFLEVFPDEIPSTPPEREVEFSIDLVPGTKPISMAPYRMSASKLSEMKSQLEDLLEKKYPLPRIDDLMDRLVGAHMFSKIDLRSGYHQIRVKEEDVQKIAFRTSEVSFLGHVISGDGIALDPSKVDAVLRWETPKSVTEIRSFLGLAGYYRRFIEGFSRLALPLTKLTCKGVAFVWDVKCEESFVELKKRLIMAPILILPNPEEAFVFYCDASKMGLGGVLMKNGKVVAYASRQLKIHEKNYPMRDLKLAAVVFMLKIWRNYLYGSDLKYLVTIKV, from the exons ATGACTCGTGATTGTAAGCATAAGGATGTGGTTTGTTTTAACTGTGGAAAAGGAGGTCACATTAGTGCTCAATGTAAGGAACCTAAGAGGACTCATGGAATGGGAAAGGCGTTTGCTTTGTCGGGTGCTCCGACGGCAAACGAGGATGGTCTT AGATTGGGTCTCACTTTGTCGTCTCTGAATAGAGATATGGTGGTAGAATTTCCGGCTAAGGGAACGGTTACTACTTCTTTTGTGTGTGCAAGTTGTCCTTTATCAATCTTTGATAGAGACTTTGTTGTGGATCTTGTTTGTTTACCACTTGTCGGGATGGACGTGGTTCTAGGTATGGACTGTTTGAAAGCTAACTATGTCCATATCAATTGCTATAACAACACAGTGATGTTTTCttctttagaagaagaagaacgagCCATGTTGGTGTCGACGATGCAACTGAATGAATTCATGAAGGATGAGGTGTCGGTTTTCCTGTTAATGGAGACTCTTTCTATCGAGAGTCAAGCTGTGATTGCAAACTTTCCGGTGGTGTGCGACTTTCTTGAAGTATTCCCCGATGAGATTCCTAGTACACCTCCAGAGAGAGAAGTTGAATTTTCTATAGACCTTGTACCTGGTACCAAACCTAtctctatggcaccgtacaggatgtctgcatcCAAGTTATCTGAaatgaagagtcaattggaagatttGCTCGAGAAGAA GTATCCACTTCCTagaattgatgatttgatggaccgaTTGGTTGGCGCTCacatgtttagcaagattgatttgagatcGGGTTACCATCAAATAAGAGTGAAAGAAGAAGATGTTCAGAAAATCGcattcagaacgag tgaagtgaGCTTTTTGGggcatgtcatttctggtgatgGTATTGCTctggatccttctaaagttgatgCTGTGTTGAGGtgggaaactcctaagtcggTTACTGAGATTAGAAGCTTCTTAGGATTGGCTGGTTACTATAGAAgattcattgaaggtttttctagGTTGGCACTTCCTTTGACAAAGTTGACTTGTAAAGGAGTTGCGTTTGTGTGGGATGTTAAGTGTGAGGAAAGTTTCGTAGAATTAAAGAAGAGGTTGATAATGGCTCCGATCTTGATTTTACCTAATCCTGAAGAAGCGTTTGTtttttattgtgatgcttctaagatgggctTAGGTGGTGTGCTTATGAAAAATGGCAAAGTTGTTGCTTATGCTTCTCGTCAATTGaagattcatgagaagaattatcctatGCGCGATTTGAAGCTTGCGGCGGTTGTTTTTATGCTTAAGATTTGGAGgaattatctttatggttcagatttgaagtatttagtgaccaTAAAAGTTTAA
- the LOC131605988 gene encoding uncharacterized protein LOC131605988: MAGRNAGRNNEALVATVAMQAMAEAFQNPPNADENVGSRSLETFQRENPPVFRGKFDLEGAQDWFQEIERIFRVMDYTLVQKLRYGTHKLIVEADDWWVETRQRLELAGEEVTWEDFKREFLRKYYPEDARGKREMEFLELKQGTLSITDYAARFIKLAKFYPRYDGPGGEFSKCVKFENGLCADIKKVVRYQKICVFADLVDSCRIFEEDRNAHYKIMSEKRNKRASSRGKPYDVPAGKGKHKAFQGRRTSGGDAHASIVYYKCGKPGHKSNVCRSDVKAKEDEVRCF, encoded by the coding sequence ATGGCGGGGAGGAACGCTGGTAGGAATAATGAGGCTCTTGTTGCTACTGTTGCTATGCAGGCAATGGCTGAGGCTTTCCAAAACCCGCCGAATGCTGACGAGAATGTTGGATCTCGTAGTTTGGAAACTTTCCAAAGAGAGAATCCTCCTGTTTTCCGAGGAAAGTTTGATCTCGAAGGCGCTCAAGATTGGTTTCAGGAGATAGAAAGGATATTCAGGGTCATGGATTACACTCTTGTGCAGAAGCTTCGCTATGGCACTCATAAGTTAATtgttgaagctgatgattggtgggttGAGACCCGTCAAAGGTTGGAACTTGCTGGTGAGGAAGTGACGTGGGAAGATTTCAAAAGGGAATTCTTGAGAAAGTATTACCCGGAGGATGCAAGGGGAAAGAGGGAGATGGAATTTCTTGAGCTAAAACAAGGAACCTTGTCCATTACTGATTATGCGGCGAGGTTTATTAAGTTGGCAAAATTCTATCCACGTTATGATGGGCCAGGTGGGGAATTCTCTAAGTGTGTAAAGTTTGAAAATGGATTGTGTGCTGACATTAAGAAAGTTGTGAGGTATCAAAAGATCTGTGTCTTTGCGGATTTGGTCGATAGTTGTAGGATCTTTGAAGAAGATAGAAATGCTCATTATAAGATTATGTCTGAGAAGAGAAACAAAAGGGCATCTAGCAGAGGTAAACCTTATGATGTTCCAGCTGGTAAAGGGAAACATAAAGCGTTTCAAGGGAgaagaactagtgggggagatgctcatGCTAGTATTGTTTATTACAAATGTGGgaaacctggccacaaaagtaatgtTTGTCGAAGTGATGTGAAAGCTAAAGAGGATGAGGTGAGATGTTTCTGA
- the LOC131605990 gene encoding uncharacterized protein LOC131605990, whose product MNISKELKLVKEERLDHDIELETNCFKRIDEIKGHVARDSVELGARCSPNNIPTNLVYYCIIKIRSRIRIVDRSLTLEKERVRDKIMNIVATSEGRKIIRMSPKAFLDLCSILQQEGGLRQTQRVTVEEQVAKTLYILTHNVRNREIQFWFRRSGETTSRHFHRVLRSIIEIGRTYLKQPDGSRIPAEILGNNRFYPYFKDCIGAIDCTHVRVKVPLAQASRYRGRKDFPTQNVLVACSFDLRFTYVLPGWEGTASDSRILKDALRRTNGLKIPRGKFYILDAGFMLRKGLITPLRSTRYHLKEFSITNPPRTPQELFNLRHSSLRNVVERAFGVVKKRFRIISSGAEATYGVDTQNYIILACCILHNYLMGVDPDEDLIAEVDEEIGNQSAPQANHGHLEVDEDEQNTHLGQIFRNSMINAMWNDYITHD is encoded by the exons ATGAACATCAGTAAAGAGCTTAAGCTTGTCAAAGAAGAGAGACTTGATCACGACATTGAATTAGAAACCAATTGTTTCAAGAGAATCGATGAGATCAAAGGGCATGTTGCTAGAGACTCCGTTGAGCTTGGAGCAAGGTGTTCTCCCAATAATATTCCAACAAATCTAG TTTATTACTGCATAATTAAAATTCGATCTCGAATTAGGATTGTTGATCGTAGTTTGACGCTAGAGAAAGAGAGAGTACGCGATAAGATAATGAATATAGTTGCAACTAGTGAAGGTCGGAAGATAATAAGAATGAGTCCTAAAGCCTTTTTGGACCTATGTTCTATATTACAACAAGAGGGCGGTCTTCGACAAACACAAAGGGTAACAGTAGAGGAACAAGTTGCTAAGACGCTATATATTCTAACTCACAATGTTAGAAATCGAGAGATTCAGTTTTGGTTTCGACGCTCTGGTGAGACTACTAGTCGTCATTTTCATCGTGTTCTTAGGTCGATAATTGAGATAGGACGTACATATCTCAAACAACCAGATGGTTCACGCATTCCTGCAGAAATTCTTGGAAACAATCGATTTTACCCTTATTTTAAAGATTGTATTGGGGCAATTGATTGTACTCATGTTCGTGTAAAAGTACCATTGGCTCAAGCTTCAAGATATCGTGGTAGGAAAGACTTTCCTACACAAAATGTGTTGGTCGCATGCTCATTTGATCTAAGGTTTACTTATGTTTTGCCTGGATGGGAGGGCACTGCTTCCGATTCTAGAATATTAAAAGATGCTCTACGGAGAACAAATGGTCTTAAAATACCTAGAG gtAAATTTTATATTCTTGATGCTGGATTCATGTTGAGAAAGGGGTTGATTACACCACTTAGATCAACACGTTATCACTTGAAAGAGTTCTCCATCACAAACCCCCCTAGAACACCTCAAGAGTTATTCAACCTTCGTCATTCATCGTTGCGCAATGTTGTTGAAAGGGCTTTTGGGGTTGTGAAGAAAAGATTTCGAATCATCTCAAGTGGTGCTGAAGCGACTTATGGAGTCGAcactcaaaattatattattcttGCATGTTGCATCTTGCATAACTATTTGATGGGAGTAGATCCCGACGAAGACTTGATTGCTGAGGTAGATGAAGAAATTGGCAATCAAAGTGCTCCTCAAGCCAATCATGGACATTTAGAAGTAGACGAGGATGAACAAAACACGCATTTAGGGCAAATTTTTAGAAATTCTATGATTAATGCAATGTGGAACGATTACATAACACACGATTAG
- the LOC131608171 gene encoding uncharacterized protein LOC131608171 isoform X2, with protein MSTSEREIWTTDMDNALIDAFVHQVNEGNKVNGTYTSKAYNNITKEMSEKFQRPFQKEKVKGRWKLVKRNFHKCYDIFKNLSGFAWDSNTHRWIAEPEVWKTLIEAKPEAAQWMTKPVPNYDKLSIACGDDRATGEKVMNDEDIRQNHPLNRESESIETSEQATLETLQEGGNDQDVTSPEVQIPQEPKAKRSKKAQDEAEIEGIKSALLTIAGAFRESTASHDKYFKESVAAYERANIKLPISEADVWKLLQEMQVERHMLTPAYTYLLEYPEKEFVR; from the exons ATGTCAACCTCTGAAAGAGAGATATGGACAACGGATATGGACAATGCTCTTATTGATGCCTTTGTGCATCAAGTAAATGAGGGAAACAAAGTCAACGGAACCTATACATCAAAAGCGTATAACAACATTACAAAGGAGATGAGTGAAAAGTTTCAAAGGCCTTTTCAAAAGGAGAAGGTGAAAGGTAGATGGAAATTAGTGaaaagaaattttcataaatGTTATGACATTTTCAAGAACTTGAGTGGATTTGCTTGGGATTCAAACACACATCGTTGGATTGCTGAACCTGAAGTTTGGAAAACACTAATTGAG GCAAAACCAGAAGCTGCACAATGGATGACAAAACCGGTTCCTAATTATGACAAGTTGTCCATTGCTTGTGGAGATGATAGGGCCACTGGAGAAAAAGTTATGAATGATGAAGATATTCGACAAAATCATCCACTCAATCGTGAGTCAGAGTCCATTGAAACTAGTGAGCAAGCGACATTAGAGACTTTGCAAGAGGGAGGCAATGATCAAGATGTTACTTCTCCTGAGGTGCAAATTCCACAAGAACCTAAAGCTAAAAGATCTAAAAAGGCTCAAGATGAAGCTGAAATTGAAGGGATAAAATCTGCTCTTTTGACCATAGCGGGTGCTTTTAGAGAGAGTACTGCATCTcatgataaatattttaaagaaagtgTTGCTGCTTATGAGAGAGCTAACATCAAACTTCCAATTTCAGAAGCAGATGTTTGGAAACTTTTACAGGAAATGCAAGTGGAGAGACATATGCTCACTCCAGCATATACTTATCTTCTTGAATACCCTGAAAAG GAATTTGTGAGATGA
- the LOC131608171 gene encoding uncharacterized protein LOC131608171 isoform X1, with amino-acid sequence MSTSEREIWTTDMDNALIDAFVHQVNEGNKVNGTYTSKAYNNITKEMSEKFQRPFQKEKVKGRWKLVKRNFHKCYDIFKNLSGFAWDSNTHRWIAEPEVWKTLIEAKPEAAQWMTKPVPNYDKLSIACGDDRATGEKVMNDEDIRQNHPLNRESESIETSEQATLETLQEGGNDQDVTSPEVQIPQEPKAKRSKKAQDEAEIEGIKSALLTIAGAFRESTASHDKYFKESVAAYERANIKLPISEADVWKLLQEMQVERHMLTPAYTYLLEYPEKVRALLGLPKDMQKNYLVELMFGQGRPSRNL; translated from the exons ATGTCAACCTCTGAAAGAGAGATATGGACAACGGATATGGACAATGCTCTTATTGATGCCTTTGTGCATCAAGTAAATGAGGGAAACAAAGTCAACGGAACCTATACATCAAAAGCGTATAACAACATTACAAAGGAGATGAGTGAAAAGTTTCAAAGGCCTTTTCAAAAGGAGAAGGTGAAAGGTAGATGGAAATTAGTGaaaagaaattttcataaatGTTATGACATTTTCAAGAACTTGAGTGGATTTGCTTGGGATTCAAACACACATCGTTGGATTGCTGAACCTGAAGTTTGGAAAACACTAATTGAG GCAAAACCAGAAGCTGCACAATGGATGACAAAACCGGTTCCTAATTATGACAAGTTGTCCATTGCTTGTGGAGATGATAGGGCCACTGGAGAAAAAGTTATGAATGATGAAGATATTCGACAAAATCATCCACTCAATCGTGAGTCAGAGTCCATTGAAACTAGTGAGCAAGCGACATTAGAGACTTTGCAAGAGGGAGGCAATGATCAAGATGTTACTTCTCCTGAGGTGCAAATTCCACAAGAACCTAAAGCTAAAAGATCTAAAAAGGCTCAAGATGAAGCTGAAATTGAAGGGATAAAATCTGCTCTTTTGACCATAGCGGGTGCTTTTAGAGAGAGTACTGCATCTcatgataaatattttaaagaaagtgTTGCTGCTTATGAGAGAGCTAACATCAAACTTCCAATTTCAGAAGCAGATGTTTGGAAACTTTTACAGGAAATGCAAGTGGAGAGACATATGCTCACTCCAGCATATACTTATCTTCTTGAATACCCTGAAAAGGTTAGAGCTTTACTTGGACTTCCCAAAGATATGCAAAAGAATTATTTAGTTGAACTTATGTTTGGTCAAGGTCGTCCATCAAG GAATTTGTGA
- the LOC131605991 gene encoding protein DETOXIFICATION 51-like has translation METKTEQLHHLLPTKEKTCSFSTIIMEETKSLMTLAFPIALTALIFYSRSMISMMFLGYLGQLELAAGSLAIAFANITGYSVLSGLSLGMEPLCSQAFGANNPKLLSLTLQRCILFLVLCSLPISLLWLNMSQILVSLHQQQNITTMAQTYLIFSLPDLITNSFIHPIRIYLRAQGITHPVTIASLAGTLLHIPLSYFLFLRFGFVGVPAASAASNLFILLFLVVYIRLTGLHRATWIAPSREILTGWKPLLHFAAPSCVSVCLEWWWYEVMIVLCGLLVDPMVTVASMGILIQTTSFNYIFPSSLGFAVSARVGNELGANCPSRAKLSSIVAIFVAVIIGFSATVFATTMRFRWGRIFTSDENILKLTSLALPILGLCELGNCPQTVGCGVIRGTARPCVAANVNLGAFYMVGMPVAVVLAFWLDVGFRGLWLGLLAAQVCCAGLMLYVIGVTDWEFEAVRAHMLTSVDCVENGKDKDDGVMYGQKPLLTDIVTQT, from the coding sequence ATGGAAACAAAAACAGAGCAACTCCATCATCTTTTACCTACCAAAGAAAAAACATGTTCCTTTTCAACCATCATCATGGAAGAAACAAAATCTCTTATGACCTTAGCTTTCCCAATCGCCCTAACAGCTCTCATTTTCTACTCCCGTTCCATGATATCCATGATGTTCCTCGGTTACCTAGGACAACTCGAACTCGCCGCCGGTTCACTCGCCATCGCCTTCGCCAACATCACCGGCTACTCCGTCCTCTCCGGTCTCTCCCTCGGCATGGAGCCTCTCTGCTCACAAGCCTTCGGAGCAAACAATCCTAAACTCCTTTCCTTAACTCTCCAACGTTGTATCCTCTTCCTCGTACTATGTTCCTTACCCATTTCACTTCTCTGGCTCAACATGTCGCAAATCCTCGTTTCGTTACACCAACAACAAAACATCACAACCATGGCTCAAACCTATCTGATCTTCTCTCTCCCTGATCTCATCACAAACTCTTTCATCCACCCTATACGTATCTACCTTCGTGCACAGGGAATCACTCACCCTGTCACTATAGCTTCACTCGCCGGAACTCTCCTCCATATCCCTCTCAGTTACTTCCTCTTCCTACGCTTCGGCTTCGTCGGAGTCCCAGCCGCTTCCGCAGCATCAAACCTCTTCATCTTACTCTTCCTCGTCGTTTACATTCGGTTAACCGGCTTACACCGCGCCACATGGATAGCCCCGAGCCGAGAGATTCTCACTGGCTGGAAGCCGTTGCTTCATTTCGCGGCTCCAAGCTGCGTCTCCGTTTGTTTAGAATGGTGGTGGTATGAAGTAATGATAGTTTTGTGCGGTTTACTAGTGGACCCCATGGTAACCGTCGCTTCCATGGGGATTCTCATTcaaacaacttcatttaattatatctTTCCATCTTCTCTTGGATTTGCCGTTTCCGCACGTGTCGGAAACGAGCTTGGAGCTAACTGTCCTTCTCGAGCGAAACTATCATCTATCGTAGCAATTTTCGTCGCTGTGATAATAGGTTTCTCAGCGACAGTTTTTGCCACGACGATGAGGTTTCGCTGGGGGAGAATTTTTACTTCAGATGAAAATATTCTAAAGTTGACATCGTTAGCGCTTCCGATTCTTGGACTATGTGAGCTTGGTAACTGTCCTCAGACGGTGGGATGCGGTGTCATTAGGGGGACAGCGCGGCCGTGTGTGGCGGCGAATGTGAATCTTGGTGCATTTTACATGGTGGGGATGCCGGTGGCGGTTGTGTTAGCGTTTTGGTTGGATGTTGGGTTTCGTGGGCTTTGGTTGGGCCTACTTGCGGCCCAAGTTTGTTGTGCGGGGTTGATGTTGTATGTGATTGGGGTCACCGATTGGGAATTTGAAGCTGTGAGGGCCCACATGCTTACTTCTGTTGATTGTGTGGAGAATGGGAAGGATAAAGATGATGGAGTGATGTACGGCCAGAAACCGTTGTTGACTGATATTGTTACTCAGACTTGA
- the LOC131608172 gene encoding uncharacterized protein LOC131608172 encodes MKKFFPVLSRDKATSSTNVEASESIKVVNYELLEMDPGIRPPISSYHPDIQNEVRKAYLKIGHHQPPHNFVYPWSIQGKQKRRFCKNWFDLYDWIDYSESKDLVFCLPCFLFKNVSKYGGDHFVGDGFGDWKNAQRLANHATSSNSHVDCVHMGYALMNPNQSIKALFVNQTKQMNAEYRVRVNTSLVATKFLLRCGMPFRGSDESLNSLFKGPFLELVDTLKEINPEIASVINCAPGNNLMTSPKIQKDLAAACACEITQQIICDIADDVFCVLIDESGDVAGKEQMAVVIRYVNNEGLVKERFLGIVSVKETSAKSLKEALEKLLSINGLSISSIRGQGYDGASNMRGKFGGLRTLIQNENPSAYYVHCFAHQLQLALVACAKTHKDVSGFFGKVNMLVNFIRSSNKRQELLRDKQVAQFAKLIEEGQIETDSGLNQESSIARAGDTRWGSHFRTLTSLMTLYGAIIGVLEEVGNDTSFEKYGETMLLLDVLQSFDFIFMLYMMVEILGFTNDLSVALQKRDQDLLNALSLVNATKQELQEMRNDGWEELISKVMEICNKLDIDVPDMDASYVQGKKPRRHATTSSVSNLHHYKHDCLFNVLDLQLHELNARFDEENTELLECVSCLSPSSSFAAFDVKKLLRMVELYPNDFVDVPEVVMRHQLQNYVRNVRCDPKFANLKGLSDLCAKFVETNKCKTFDMVYKLLKLALVLPVATASVEHVFSAMKFVKSQLCNKMSD; translated from the coding sequence ATGAAGAAATTTTTTCCGGTACTCTCTAGAGACAAAGCTACTTCTTCGACTAATGTAGAAGCATCGGAAAGTATCAAAGTTGTTAATTATGAATTGTTGGAAATGGATCCGGGAATTAGGCCTCCAATTTCAAGCTATCATCCCGACATCCAAAATGAGGTAAGGAAAGCTTATTTAAAAATAGGTCATCATCAACCTCCTCACAATTTCGTTTACCCTTGGTCTATTCAAGGTAAACAAAAGCGTCGATTTTGCAAAAATTGGTTTGATTTGTATGATTGGATTGATTATAGTGAATCTAAGGACCTAGTGTTTTGTTTGCcatgttttttgtttaaaaatgttTCTAAGTATGGGGGGGATCACTTTGTGGGAGACGGTTTTGGTGATTGGAAGAATGCTCAAAGGTTGGCTAATCATGCTACTTCTTCCAATAGTCATGTTGATTGTGTGCATATGGGTTATGCTCTCATGAATCCAAACCAAAGTATTAAGGCCTTGTTTGTTAATCAAACTAAGCAAATGAATGCCGAATATCGTGTTCGTGTAAACACATCCCTTGTAGCTACTAAGTTTCTTTTGAGGTGTGGCATGCCATTTAGAGGGAGTGATGAGTCTCTTAACTCTTTATTTAAGGGGCCATTTCTTGAGTTGGTGGATACTTTAAAGGAAATCAACCCGGAGATAGCTAGTGTAATTAATTGTGCTCCGGGAAATAACCTTATGACTTCCCCTAAGATTCAAAAGGATCTTGCCGCTGCTTGTGCATGTGAAATAACTCAACAAATTATATGTGATATTGCAGATGATGTGTTTTGTGTTTTGATTGATGAATCTGGTGATGTTGCTGGTAAAGAACAAATGGCTGTTGTTATTCGATATGTTAATAATGAAGGTTTGGTAAAAGAAAGGTTTCTTGGCATTGTAAGTGTTAAAGAAACAAGTGCTAAGTCACTTAAGGAGGCACTTGAGAAGTTGTTGTCTATTAATGGCTTGAGTATATCTAGCATTAGGGGGCAAGGGTATGACGGAGCTAGCAATATGAGAGGTAAGTTTGGTGGTTTGAGAACTTTAATCCAAAATGAGAATCCATCTGCTTATTATGTGCATTGTTTCGCCCATCAACTTCAATTGGCACTTGTTGCATGTGCTAAGACTCACAAAGATGTTAGTGGGTTTTTCGGTAAGGTCAATATGCTTGTTAATTTCATTCGATCTTCTAATAAGAGACAAGAATTACTTCGGGACAAACAAGTAGCTCAGTTTGCTAAATTGATTGAAGAGGGCCAAATAGAAACTGATAGTGGGTTAAACCAAGAATCATCTATTGCTAGAGCGGGTGACACTCGTTGGGGTTCCCACTTTAGGACTCTCACTAGTTTGATGACTTTGTATGGTGCCATTATTGGGGTACTTGAAGAAGTTGGAAATGATAcgtcatttgaaaaatatggtgaAACTATGCTTTTGTTAGATGTGCttcaatcatttgattttatcttcATGTTATATATGATGGTTGAGATTTTAGGATTTACAAATGATTTGAGTGTAGCGTTACAAAAGCGTGATCAAGATCTTTTGAATGCTTTGTCACTTGTCAATGCTACCAAACAAGAATTACAAGAAATGAGGAATGATGGATGGGAAGAGCTTATATCTAAGGTTATGGAAATTTGCAATAAGCTTGACATTGATGTGCCTGACATGGATGCATCATATGTGCAAGGGAAGAAACCTAGGCGACATGCTACAACTTCTAGTGTTTCTAATTTGCATCATTATAAGCATGATTGTTTGTTTAATGTTTTAGATTTGCAGTTGCACGAGCTCAATGCTAGGTTTGATGAAGAGAATACTGAACTTTTAGAATGTGTTTCATGTTTGAGTCCTTCATCGTCATTTGCAGCTTTTGATGTGAAAAAGTTATTAAGGATGGTTGAACTTTATCCAAATGATTTTGTGGATGTGCCGGAAGTGGTGATGCGACATCAACTTCAAAATTATGTTAGAAATGTTCGATGTGATccaaaatttgcaaatttaaaaGGACTTTCAGATCTTTGTGCAAAATTTGtggaaacaaataagtgcaaaacaTTTGATATGGTTTATAAGCTTCTGAAATTGGCTTTAGTCTTGCCGGTAGCAACTGCAAGTGTGGAACATGTTTTTTCAGCtatgaagtttgtgaagagtcaATTATGTAACAAAATGAGTGATTAG